DNA sequence from the Kazachstania africana CBS 2517 chromosome 4, complete genome genome:
AATGGTATTGTAGTGATACTTGCAAATTGGAGGCgaccaagaaaaagagtAAGAAAAAGGGAAAATAggaattaaaaaaagacGTTTTTAATatgtaaagaaaataaataatagtatattatatatttaattttaaatttataaGTCCTTCTTTAAAGTACCCATGAAAGCGTGCTTTTCAGCTGGGGTTTGGAATCTACCCTTACCGAACTTAGAAGCAGTGTCAATCCATTTTAAGGTAACTTCTTCTAAAGCCTTTCTGGAGGTGTTAGTGTATAAGGACTTTCTTAAAGTAACAACTCTCTTTCTGGTACCTGGGATAGAACCCTTTAACATGACGAAGTCATTGTTAATTGGACCGTAGTGGACGAAACCACCCATTGGGGTAATGGTCTTCTTGGTTCTGTCGAAAGAAGTGGAGGCATTAGCTTCATCATCACCCTTACCGATTCTGTAGATCTTGTGGTTGATAGAAGTTCTGTGGTGGTAACCGTTTTGACCGGCTCTAGCAACAGTCCACATAACGTGGGCTGGATGCCAAGCACCAATACAAGCAACCTTTCTTAAACCTCTATGAGTCTTTCTTGGTAATTTCTTGGTACCCCATCTGTGGGTAACACCTTCGAAACCATGACCCTTGGTGACAGCGACAACATCAATCATTTCGTTTTGTTCAAAGACAGAGTCAACAGAGACGGTCTTTTCGAAATGTTCTCTAGCCCAGTCAATCTTTTCGGAGATAGAACCACCGtttaattgaatttcaGCTAAGTGAGCCTTCTTTTGAGCTAATGGAGTCTTTCTGACTTGAGTGTGGACTAAGACTCTGATAACGGTAGCGTACTTTCTTAATCTGGCTAATTCCTTTTCGATAGCAGCACCATCTTGAGCGTACTTGGTAGAGTACTTGGTGAAAGCCTTCTTCTTGGACTTGTACCAGTTCTTGTAGAATCTTCTCTTGACTTCATCGGATAAATGTTCAGCCCAGACGGTAGTTAAGGATCTTAAACCTCTTGGGGTTTCAACGTAACCGACAACACCGACAACGACAACAGCTGGAGCATCAACGACGGTAACAGCTTCGACAATTTCACGCTTGTGGAACTTGGAACCTGGTCTGTCTAAGTCTCTGACAATAGTAGTCATACCGGCCTTGTAACCTAAGAAGGAGGTTAAAGCGACTGGCTTAGATTGGTCGTCCTTTGGGAAAGACTTAACTCTACCTCTGACAGAGACAGCTCTCTTTCTTGGTAAGAAACCTAAATGACCGTGACGTGGTGCTTCGAATTTTCTGTGAGACATTGTATAATATACTTAATGTGTTGTGAAGTGATTATGTTATAAAAACGTATTAAAGATAAAAGTAATgaaatataattatttttcaaaatttttcatcaaattcgCTGTTTAAataactgaaaaaaaaatgatgaaaaagttgCGTCCATCgcaatgaaaaattttccggtaaccaaaaaaatgaaaaattttcgaaaattttcatgCGGGCAAAACTGAGAAACTACTGTAGAAAAGATTATAAGTAGATTAGTGAAAAAGAGATGAGATGGACTGTCAAGCATGCGCAGTGCAGATGCTACATTTTCTTGTGTTATATTTATGCATTCTCAGATGATGCCCTAACATTGTCTGCACGAAGTGGCCgagttttcttttgatagGTTAGTATCATAGTGTATTTATTAGGTAAACTGTATATTTAATTATACATATG
Encoded proteins:
- the RPL3 gene encoding 60S ribosomal protein uL3 (similar to Saccharomyces cerevisiae RPL3 (YOR063W); ancestral locus Anc_5.664), whose product is MSHRKFEAPRHGHLGFLPRKRAVSVRGRVKSFPKDDQSKPVALTSFLGYKAGMTTIVRDLDRPGSKFHKREIVEAVTVVDAPAVVVVGVVGYVETPRGLRSLTTVWAEHLSDEVKRRFYKNWYKSKKKAFTKYSTKYAQDGAAIEKELARLRKYATVIRVLVHTQVRKTPLAQKKAHLAEIQLNGGSISEKIDWAREHFEKTVSVDSVFEQNEMIDVVAVTKGHGFEGVTHRWGTKKLPRKTHRGLRKVACIGAWHPAHVMWTVARAGQNGYHHRTSINHKIYRIGKGDDEANASTSFDRTKKTITPMGGFVHYGPINNDFVMLKGSIPGTRKRVVTLRKSLYTNTSRKALEEVTLKWIDTASKFGKGRFQTPAEKHAFMGTLKKDL